The following are from one region of the Variovorax sp. V213 genome:
- the uppS gene encoding polyprenyl diphosphate synthase, which yields MAPSLPQIPRHIAIVMDGNGRWATRRFLPRVAGHKQGVESLRRCVKACVDRGVGILTVFAFSSENWNRPAEEVSGLMEIMVGALAREVPKLSRDGVRLHFVGERAGLSKKMVQGLVDAEEATAQNTKLILNVCFNYGGRWDIARAAAKLMEQGEALTEANLDRAMALAHVPDPDLLIRTGGEQRLSNFLLWQSAYAELFFSNKLWPEFDEAELDAGIAAFQARERRFGKTSAQVTAGSDSTSDRQMA from the coding sequence ATGGCCCCCTCCCTGCCGCAGATTCCGCGCCACATTGCCATCGTCATGGATGGCAACGGACGGTGGGCCACGCGGCGGTTCCTGCCTCGCGTGGCGGGACACAAGCAGGGCGTCGAGTCGCTGCGGCGTTGCGTCAAGGCCTGCGTCGATCGCGGCGTGGGCATTCTCACGGTGTTCGCGTTCTCGTCGGAGAACTGGAACCGTCCGGCCGAAGAAGTCTCGGGCCTGATGGAAATCATGGTCGGTGCGCTCGCACGCGAGGTGCCCAAGCTGAGCCGCGACGGCGTGCGGCTGCATTTCGTCGGCGAACGGGCGGGGCTCTCCAAGAAAATGGTGCAGGGCCTGGTCGATGCCGAGGAAGCCACGGCGCAGAACACCAAGCTGATCCTCAACGTCTGCTTCAACTACGGCGGCCGGTGGGACATTGCGCGCGCCGCCGCCAAGCTGATGGAGCAGGGCGAGGCCCTCACCGAGGCCAATCTCGACCGCGCCATGGCGCTGGCGCACGTGCCCGACCCCGACCTGCTCATCCGTACGGGCGGCGAACAGCGGCTGTCCAACTTCCTGCTCTGGCAGAGCGCATACGCGGAGCTTTTCTTCAGCAACAAACTCTGGCCCGAGTTCGACGAGGCCGAACTGGACGCGGGAATTGCCGCGTTCCAGGCTCGCGAGCGCCGCTTCGGCAAAACTTCCGCGCAGGTCACGGCCGGCAGCGATTCCACCTCAGATCGCCAGATGGCCTGA
- a CDS encoding phosphatidate cytidylyltransferase has product MLKQRILTAIVLLAILLPALFYPSHVPFACVMLVLIGAAAWEWGRLNGYGQRLSVFLGLETVALCALSWWLGLLAQPLMLMWLLASAAWVLGGAALLRVAVPGWPRIPRGLRLVGGLLALWVAWLAAVQARMVGINFLLSILVLVWVADVFAYFAGRAFGLKFTRGKLAPTISPGKSWEGVWGGMAGVVVLAFAWVWADKAAGATVASLYTRLHERGWWLLFVGVVFLAAMSVVGDLVESLIKRSAGAKDSSSLLPGHGGVLDRVDALLPVLPIAMMLASL; this is encoded by the coding sequence ATGCTCAAACAACGCATCCTCACGGCCATCGTCCTGCTGGCGATCCTGCTGCCGGCGCTCTTCTATCCATCGCACGTTCCCTTTGCCTGCGTCATGCTGGTACTGATCGGCGCCGCGGCATGGGAGTGGGGCCGCCTCAACGGATACGGGCAGCGGCTGTCCGTGTTCCTCGGCCTCGAAACAGTCGCGCTGTGCGCGCTTTCGTGGTGGCTCGGGCTGCTTGCGCAGCCGCTGATGCTCATGTGGCTGCTGGCCAGCGCCGCCTGGGTGCTCGGCGGGGCCGCGCTGCTGCGGGTGGCGGTCCCGGGCTGGCCTCGTATTCCGCGCGGGCTGCGCCTGGTGGGCGGCTTGTTGGCGCTGTGGGTGGCATGGCTCGCGGCGGTGCAGGCCCGTATGGTGGGCATCAACTTTCTGCTCTCGATTCTCGTCTTGGTCTGGGTGGCGGACGTTTTCGCGTATTTCGCGGGACGCGCCTTCGGCCTCAAGTTCACGCGCGGCAAGCTTGCGCCAACCATCAGCCCCGGCAAGAGCTGGGAGGGCGTGTGGGGTGGCATGGCCGGCGTGGTGGTGCTGGCCTTCGCCTGGGTGTGGGCCGACAAGGCCGCCGGCGCCACGGTGGCAAGCCTCTATACCCGGCTGCATGAGCGCGGCTGGTGGCTGCTGTTCGTTGGCGTGGTGTTTCTGGCGGCGATGAGCGTCGTCGGCGACCTCGTCGAATCGCTGATCAAGCGCAGCGCCGGCGCCAAGGACAGCAGCAGCCTGCTGCCGGGCCACGGGGGCGTGCTCGACCGCGTGGATGCCCTCTTGCCGGTACTTCCCATTGCAATGATGCTGGCTTCCTTGTGA
- the ispC gene encoding 1-deoxy-D-xylulose-5-phosphate reductoisomerase has protein sequence MNTPKQRITVLGSTGSVGVSTLDVISRHPERFEVFALSASTKVDELLAQCVRFSPRFAVMASPVHAALLAEKLKQNNLPTRVLSGIDAIEKIASHEEVDAVMAAIVGAAGLGPCLAAARAGKRLLLANKEALVVGGELFMRTVREGGATLLPIDSEHSAIFQSLPEDPSTWSRRIDKIILTASGGPFRTRAPETLGSVTPEQACAHPNWVMGRKISVDSATMMNKALEVIEARHLFGVLPEQIEVVIHPQSVVHSMVQFTDASVIAQLGTPDMRVPIAVGLAWPERIESGAGRLDFRQMAALSFDAPDAALFPGLGLAWHALRAAPGTTAVLNAANEVAVEAFLDRRLRFDRIHAVNMETLEAIAPSKPASLADLLALDASARAAANAAALRFAA, from the coding sequence GTGAACACACCCAAACAACGCATCACGGTGCTGGGCTCGACCGGTTCGGTCGGCGTCAGCACGCTCGATGTCATCTCGCGGCACCCCGAACGTTTCGAGGTCTTCGCACTGTCCGCCTCGACCAAGGTCGACGAGCTGCTGGCGCAGTGCGTACGTTTTTCGCCCCGGTTCGCGGTCATGGCGAGCCCTGTGCATGCGGCGCTGCTGGCAGAAAAACTGAAGCAAAACAATCTTCCAACGCGAGTGCTGAGTGGCATCGATGCTATTGAAAAGATAGCATCGCACGAAGAAGTCGATGCGGTCATGGCCGCCATCGTGGGGGCCGCGGGCCTCGGCCCTTGCCTGGCCGCGGCGCGCGCCGGCAAGCGCCTGCTGCTGGCCAACAAGGAAGCGCTGGTGGTCGGCGGCGAGCTGTTCATGCGCACCGTGCGCGAGGGCGGCGCCACGCTGCTGCCCATCGACAGCGAACATTCGGCCATCTTCCAGTCGCTGCCGGAAGATCCGTCGACCTGGTCGCGCCGCATCGACAAGATCATCCTGACCGCGTCGGGCGGCCCGTTTCGCACGCGCGCGCCCGAGACCCTCGGTTCGGTCACCCCCGAGCAGGCCTGCGCCCATCCAAACTGGGTCATGGGCCGCAAGATTTCGGTCGATTCCGCCACCATGATGAACAAGGCGCTCGAGGTGATCGAGGCGCGCCACCTGTTCGGCGTACTGCCCGAACAGATCGAGGTGGTCATCCATCCCCAGAGCGTGGTGCATTCGATGGTGCAGTTCACCGATGCATCGGTGATTGCCCAGCTCGGGACCCCGGACATGCGCGTGCCCATTGCCGTCGGCCTGGCGTGGCCCGAGCGCATCGAAAGCGGCGCGGGGCGCCTCGACTTCCGCCAGATGGCGGCGCTGAGCTTCGATGCCCCCGACGCGGCGCTGTTTCCCGGCTTGGGCCTGGCGTGGCATGCGCTGCGCGCGGCGCCTGGAACCACGGCGGTGCTCAATGCTGCCAACGAAGTCGCGGTCGAGGCCTTTCTTGACAGGCGTCTGCGCTTCGACCGCATTCATGCGGTCAACATGGAAACTTTGGAGGCCATTGCCCCCTCCAAGCCCGCATCGCTGGCCGACCTGCTGGCGCTCGATGCCAGTGCGCGGGCGGCAGCCAATGCCGCGGCACTGCGCTTTGCAGCCTGA
- the rseP gene encoding RIP metalloprotease RseP, with translation MLTVIAFVVALGVLIAVHEYGHYRVAVACGVKVLRFSVGFGKTLYRWQPKRQHPGQETEFVIGAFPLGGYVKMLDEREGPVAPEERHRAFNTQPLRSRAAIVAAGPIANLLLAVVLYTAVNWIGVDEPVAKLARPVAASLAEAAGLRGGEYVTRAGFEGDLEPVQSFEDLRWRMTRGALDGRDLTLEVAGEDGQAARQIVLPLSRIEAKDADPQMFRKIGVIAPLTRPEIGQVMAGSAADRAGLRSGDVVRAVGSTAIVDGQQLREVIRTSIDGDQPRAQTWQVRRGGQSIELEVKPELREEGAVKVGRIGAYVGAPPEMVTVRQGPVDGVWLGIVRTWEVSALTVRMMGKMVIGEASLKNLSGPLTIADYAGKSASLGLTQYLVFLALISVSLGVLNLMPLPVLDGGHLMYYLWEGLTGKSVSDAWMERLQRGGVALLLVMMSVALFNDVTRLFG, from the coding sequence ATGCTCACCGTCATCGCTTTCGTGGTTGCACTCGGCGTCCTCATTGCCGTGCACGAGTACGGCCACTACCGCGTCGCGGTGGCGTGCGGCGTCAAGGTCCTGCGGTTCTCGGTCGGTTTCGGCAAGACCCTCTACCGCTGGCAGCCCAAGCGGCAGCACCCGGGCCAGGAAACCGAATTCGTCATCGGTGCGTTCCCTCTGGGCGGCTACGTCAAGATGCTCGATGAGCGCGAGGGGCCGGTAGCGCCGGAAGAGCGCCACCGTGCCTTCAACACGCAGCCGCTGCGCTCGCGTGCCGCCATTGTTGCCGCGGGCCCCATCGCCAATCTGTTGCTCGCGGTGGTGCTTTACACGGCCGTCAACTGGATCGGCGTGGACGAGCCCGTCGCCAAGCTGGCGCGGCCCGTCGCGGCCTCGCTGGCCGAGGCCGCGGGCTTGCGCGGCGGCGAGTACGTCACGCGCGCTGGCTTCGAGGGCGACCTGGAGCCGGTGCAATCGTTCGAAGACCTGCGCTGGCGGATGACGCGCGGCGCCCTCGACGGCCGGGACCTGACGCTCGAAGTGGCGGGCGAAGACGGGCAGGCCGCGCGGCAGATCGTCCTGCCCCTGAGCCGCATCGAAGCCAAGGACGCCGACCCGCAGATGTTCCGCAAGATCGGCGTGATCGCGCCATTGACCCGGCCCGAGATCGGCCAGGTGATGGCCGGCAGCGCAGCAGACCGCGCGGGCCTTCGCAGCGGCGACGTGGTTCGCGCCGTGGGGAGCACGGCCATTGTCGACGGACAGCAATTGCGCGAAGTGATCCGCACGTCGATCGATGGTGACCAGCCGCGTGCGCAGACCTGGCAAGTCCGGCGTGGCGGCCAGTCGATCGAGCTCGAAGTCAAGCCCGAACTGCGCGAGGAGGGCGCCGTGAAGGTCGGCCGTATCGGTGCGTATGTCGGTGCGCCACCCGAGATGGTCACGGTTCGGCAGGGGCCGGTCGACGGTGTCTGGCTCGGCATCGTGCGCACCTGGGAGGTCTCGGCCCTCACCGTCCGCATGATGGGCAAGATGGTGATCGGCGAGGCTTCGCTCAAGAATTTGAGCGGGCCGCTCACGATTGCCGACTATGCGGGCAAGTCCGCGAGCCTCGGCTTGACCCAGTACCTGGTGTTCCTCGCGCTCATCAGCGTGAGCCTTGGTGTGCTGAATCTCATGCCGCTGCCGGTCCTCGATGGGGGGCACCTGATGTATTATCTTTGGGAGGGCCTGACCGGCAAGAGCGTCTCGGACGCCTGGATGGAACGGCTGCAGCGCGGCGGTGTCGCCTTGCTGCTGGTCATGATGTCGGTCGCACTATTCAACGACGTCACGCGGCTCTTTGGTTAA